In Halorussus limi, a genomic segment contains:
- a CDS encoding cellulase family glycosylhydrolase — protein MDDAGSETRTSNADRPGAGSRSDDISHSDATSRNDTTSQNGSASRNDSTSGNDDALRDVRGAVYLPQKDWNAYQMWADYENATIERELGYAARLRLNSVRVFASYEYWREDGPAFFAHVEHFLSACRERGIRPIVVLFEAPPELPPTEENCRERDPQKAFGVHSPSRPEILRPRNWKGYDRSPIHFARRWAQEYAEDDRLLATEIMNEPGDVRPRRDFVTDALGVVRRTAPEATLTMGTKDVRFARVYDRDDALDAYQFHMNLPRDRDAAREYVAEQRALADDIAAEVGDGESSSPKPLWCTEWQRTLEEPPTRFAPNLASLAPTIREVHDAGTLDGDFFWSLMLRPAYLRTPREKGRVNGLFHEDGAVYSRLDAETIAGQSLELARRDSLPSSWRTHRFPYPDSDGARRPDPGSRPEIARVDEPVSESKSAGVGSHQTLRELRELRDALTRRIREMFDPGVGDQSNDERSNDERSNDGSSNGGMSNGETSNGGMSNGETSNGGMSNGETSNDGK, from the coding sequence GTGGACGACGCCGGAAGCGAGACCCGAACTTCGAACGCCGACCGGCCGGGAGCCGGTTCCCGAAGTGATGACATCTCCCACAGCGACGCCACCTCCCGGAACGATACCACCTCTCAGAATGGTTCCGCCTCCCGGAACGATTCCACCTCCGGAAACGACGACGCCCTCCGTGACGTTCGAGGCGCGGTTTACCTCCCGCAGAAGGACTGGAACGCCTACCAGATGTGGGCCGACTACGAGAACGCGACTATTGAGCGGGAACTGGGCTACGCCGCCCGACTCCGCCTGAACAGCGTCCGGGTCTTCGCGTCCTACGAGTACTGGCGCGAGGACGGCCCGGCGTTCTTCGCGCACGTCGAACACTTCCTCTCGGCCTGCCGCGAGCGGGGCATCCGACCTATCGTCGTTCTCTTCGAGGCTCCCCCGGAGTTACCGCCGACCGAGGAAAACTGCCGCGAGAGAGACCCCCAGAAGGCTTTCGGCGTCCACTCACCGTCGCGACCGGAAATCCTCCGACCGCGCAACTGGAAGGGCTACGACCGCTCGCCGATTCACTTCGCGCGCCGATGGGCGCAGGAGTACGCCGAGGACGACCGACTGCTCGCCACCGAAATCATGAACGAACCCGGCGACGTTCGACCGCGCCGAGACTTCGTGACCGACGCGCTCGGAGTCGTCCGCCGGACCGCGCCGGAGGCCACGCTCACGATGGGCACCAAGGACGTGCGCTTCGCCCGCGTCTACGACCGCGACGACGCGCTCGACGCCTACCAGTTCCACATGAATCTCCCGAGAGACCGGGACGCGGCACGCGAGTACGTCGCCGAACAGCGCGCGCTCGCCGACGACATCGCCGCGGAGGTCGGCGACGGAGAGTCGTCCTCCCCGAAACCGCTCTGGTGTACCGAGTGGCAGCGCACCCTCGAAGAACCGCCCACGCGCTTCGCGCCGAATCTCGCCAGTCTCGCACCGACGATTCGGGAGGTCCACGACGCGGGCACGCTCGACGGCGACTTCTTCTGGAGTTTGATGCTCCGCCCGGCGTACCTCCGGACGCCCCGCGAGAAGGGTCGGGTCAACGGTCTCTTCCACGAGGACGGCGCGGTCTACTCCCGACTCGACGCCGAGACCATCGCGGGCCAGTCTCTCGAACTCGCGCGCCGAGACTCGCTCCCGTCGTCGTGGCGAACCCACCGGTTTCCGTACCCCGATTCCGACGGTGCCCGGAGACCCGACCCGGGGAGCAGACCCGAAATCGCTCGCGTCGACGAACCCGTCTCGGAATCGAAGTCGGCGGGAGTCGGGAGTCACCAAACCCTACGTGAACTCCGAGAGCTACGAGACGCCCTGACGAGGCGAATCCGGGAGATGTTCGACCCCGGCGTCGGCGACCAGTCGAACGACGAGAGGTCGAACGACGAGAGGTCGAACGATGGGAGTTCGAACGGCGGAATGTCGAACGGCGAAACGTCGAACGGCGGAATGTCGAACGGCGAAACGTCGAACGGCGGAATGTCGAACGGCGAAACGTCGAACGACGGGAAGTAG
- a CDS encoding carbon-nitrogen hydrolase family protein, whose translation MNGDSRPVETPTTAARTPTVAACQTAVADLDVAANLETVCERVTDLPPEIDVALFPEYALTGFVADERIRTAALSRDAAALGRLADLAVSTDTALLVGFAEDAGETRYNAAAYLGADGSTTVYRKRHLWANEAYVLDPGTERITVETPVGTTALLTCYDLNFVGESAAFATPDVEALFVVGAWPAAHSQNWKLLLRARALDGVRWVVGAGRTGRSTVGDPTAYAGRSRVVRPDGSVQAGLNRGERNLVADLDPDVLVECRESVPIFDERGD comes from the coding sequence GTGAACGGGGATTCACGACCCGTCGAGACGCCGACCACCGCCGCGCGGACGCCGACCGTCGCCGCCTGCCAGACGGCGGTGGCCGACCTCGACGTGGCGGCGAACCTCGAAACCGTCTGTGAGCGCGTCACCGACCTTCCACCGGAGATAGACGTCGCGCTGTTCCCCGAGTACGCTCTGACCGGGTTCGTCGCCGACGAGCGAATCCGGACCGCCGCCCTCTCGCGCGACGCCGCGGCGCTCGGACGACTGGCGGACCTCGCCGTCTCGACCGACACCGCGCTTCTCGTCGGCTTCGCCGAGGACGCTGGCGAGACCCGCTACAACGCCGCGGCGTACCTCGGCGCGGACGGTTCGACCACCGTCTACCGCAAGCGCCACCTCTGGGCAAACGAAGCGTACGTCCTCGACCCCGGCACCGAGCGCATCACGGTCGAGACGCCGGTCGGCACCACCGCCCTGCTGACCTGCTACGACCTCAACTTCGTCGGCGAGAGCGCGGCGTTCGCCACGCCCGACGTCGAAGCCCTGTTCGTCGTCGGCGCGTGGCCCGCGGCCCACAGCCAGAATTGGAAACTTCTCCTCCGCGCCCGCGCACTCGACGGGGTTCGGTGGGTGGTCGGCGCGGGCCGGACCGGCCGGAGTACGGTCGGCGACCCGACGGCGTACGCCGGGCGCTCGCGGGTCGTCCGCCCCGACGGGAGTGTGCAGGCGGGCCTGAACCGCGGCGAGCGGAACTTGGTGGCGGATTTGGACCCAGACGTTCTGGTAGAGTGTCGGGAGTCCGTTCCGATTTTCGACGAGCGCGGAGACTGA
- a CDS encoding Cdc6/Cdc18 family protein produces MGSFDFVREYSPYTNREALLDDYTPDTLVGRDDELEEYHGALQPAIYGEQPDNIFLYGKAGVGKTAATRFLLNKLVDNAEQYEDLDVRTEIINCDGLNSSYRVASNLVNTMRPPSNHISETGYSRSQVYDIMWEELDNAGGIILIVLDEIDHLKDDSILYQLSRARENENLTEARIGLIGISNDLTFRDSLSPKVRSSLCERAISFSTYDANELRAVLEQRKEVAFKDDVLSDDVVPLCAAFGAQESGDARKALDLLLKAGDLAREQNDEEVTEQHVRRGRQLLEREQVARGIADLNDHERLVVYALATLEAEDDTPARSREIYTRYKSLADAAGKDSLTARWLREHLDDLAMLGILNVTEINEGSAGGKYREYDLQQDLAVVLDALEETFESMGVHASVKGYL; encoded by the coding sequence ATGGGCTCTTTCGATTTCGTCCGCGAGTACTCCCCGTACACCAACCGCGAGGCGCTGTTGGACGACTACACGCCCGACACGCTGGTCGGCCGCGACGACGAACTGGAGGAGTACCACGGGGCGCTCCAACCCGCCATCTACGGCGAGCAACCCGACAACATCTTCCTCTACGGCAAGGCGGGCGTGGGCAAGACCGCCGCCACCCGATTTCTCCTGAACAAACTCGTGGACAACGCCGAACAGTACGAGGACCTCGACGTTCGCACCGAAATCATCAACTGCGACGGGCTCAACTCCTCGTATCGGGTCGCCAGCAACCTCGTCAACACGATGCGACCGCCCTCGAACCACATCAGCGAGACGGGGTACTCTCGCTCGCAGGTCTACGACATCATGTGGGAGGAACTCGACAACGCGGGCGGCATCATCCTCATCGTGCTGGACGAAATCGACCACCTCAAGGACGACTCCATCCTCTACCAACTCTCTCGCGCCCGGGAAAACGAGAACCTCACCGAGGCCCGCATCGGTCTCATCGGCATCAGCAACGACCTCACGTTCCGCGACTCGCTCTCGCCCAAGGTCCGCTCGTCGCTCTGTGAGCGCGCTATCTCCTTCTCGACGTACGACGCCAACGAACTCCGCGCGGTCCTCGAACAGCGCAAGGAAGTCGCGTTCAAGGACGACGTACTGAGCGACGACGTGGTGCCGCTCTGCGCCGCGTTCGGCGCTCAAGAGTCGGGCGACGCCCGAAAGGCGCTCGACCTGCTCCTGAAGGCGGGGGACCTCGCCCGCGAGCAGAACGACGAGGAGGTCACCGAACAGCACGTCCGCCGGGGCCGCCAACTCCTCGAACGCGAACAGGTCGCTCGCGGCATCGCGGACCTCAACGACCACGAGCGCCTCGTGGTCTACGCGCTCGCCACGCTCGAAGCCGAGGACGACACCCCGGCGCGCTCCCGGGAGATCTACACGCGCTACAAGTCGCTCGCGGACGCCGCGGGCAAGGACTCGCTCACCGCCCGGTGGCTACGCGAACACTTGGACGACCTCGCCATGCTCGGCATCCTGAACGTCACCGAAATCAACGAAGGCTCGGCCGGCGGCAAGTACCGGGAGTACGACCTCCAGCAGGACCTCGCGGTCGTCTTGGACGCGCTCGAAGAGACCTTCGAGTCGATGGGCGTCCACGCCAGCGTCAAGGGCTACCTATGA
- a CDS encoding COG1361 S-layer family protein: MRTTALFLVTGLVVAAGVLPAVGPADRSLAQEEGTVVGRPNIELSATENRFGPGEQAVVEVFVSNNGDLDRGGPPEFEERVTTARNVRLDVLDDRLPEELAGELQVDTGEVFAGSVPEGVSGPFGFNVEIPESVPPGTYRIPVEVTYDYTNFVRYGPGRAPEYGDTQRTETAYFTLVVEDRPQFDIRARNLTRVSAGDTATYQIAVTNEGTTAATNARVQLSVANTSVFFGGADDPQQRTSVFFERIDPGETEIANVTVGASRDTAPGTYLADASVAYTNPNGVQERSRPLTFGVAVGGEQTFAVRGVHTTLRVGETGVVSGRLVNTGETNVSDAVVVVGGENSSFRPRETEFAVGDLAAGESVNFSFRVDTANGTDAGPRRIPIRVQYRNAGGDQRTSAPIDVPVAVAREQTFDVAATASGLVAGDSGTVSGTVLNTGETNVSDAVVVLQTQDSGLEPAEREYALGDLAPNESAAFEFEVAVPNQSNPGVRPVSFRVRYRNADNEIRYSDSFDAAVSVAGERTFAVRNVSADLQVGDAGTVSGTVVNTANVSVSNAVVVFGGSSDLVPREQEVAVGRLEPGEAANFNVTVDVPNTSEPGPRQASFFVRYRNRDGDLRLSEGLDARVAVGAEQTFGVESANGTLRVGETGEISGRVTNRGERPVSNAVLVLQTNNPNLDARESEYALGRLGPNESVPFEYTLDVSGEAEPGPRQVTYRVRYRNRNGDLRTSDTIDSRVVVAPERDEFRVEPVNATVPVGSSEVVELRVTNTANQTLRDVEAKLFASDPLSSDNDEAFVSRLAAGESTTMKFRVAAAGGSIPKVYPVSVDFTYEDARGDTVLSDTYRVPVEVVERQGGGLPLPTGSVSPALVGFAVLVVALGALVWWKHETIAKLLP, translated from the coding sequence ATGAGAACCACCGCCCTGTTTCTCGTCACCGGACTGGTCGTCGCGGCGGGCGTCCTCCCCGCGGTCGGTCCCGCCGACCGGTCGCTCGCACAGGAGGAGGGAACGGTCGTCGGCCGCCCCAACATCGAACTCTCCGCGACCGAGAACCGGTTCGGACCGGGCGAGCAGGCCGTCGTCGAGGTGTTCGTCTCGAACAACGGCGACCTCGACCGCGGCGGTCCCCCCGAGTTCGAGGAACGCGTCACGACAGCGCGGAACGTCAGACTCGACGTTCTGGACGACCGTCTCCCCGAGGAACTCGCGGGCGAGTTGCAGGTCGATACCGGCGAGGTGTTCGCCGGGAGCGTTCCGGAGGGCGTCTCCGGGCCGTTCGGGTTCAACGTCGAGATTCCGGAGTCGGTGCCGCCGGGGACCTACCGGATTCCGGTCGAAGTGACCTACGACTACACCAACTTCGTCCGGTACGGACCGGGCCGCGCGCCCGAGTACGGCGACACCCAGCGGACCGAGACCGCCTACTTCACCCTCGTCGTCGAGGACCGGCCGCAGTTCGACATCCGCGCCCGGAACCTGACCCGGGTCTCGGCGGGCGACACCGCAACGTACCAGATAGCAGTCACCAACGAGGGGACCACGGCCGCGACGAACGCGCGGGTCCAGTTGTCGGTCGCCAACACCTCGGTCTTCTTCGGCGGCGCGGACGACCCCCAACAGCGGACCAGCGTCTTCTTCGAGCGAATCGACCCCGGCGAGACCGAGATAGCGAACGTCACCGTCGGGGCGAGTCGGGACACCGCGCCGGGGACCTACCTCGCCGACGCCTCGGTCGCGTACACCAACCCGAACGGCGTGCAGGAACGCTCCAGACCGCTCACGTTCGGGGTCGCGGTCGGAGGCGAACAGACCTTCGCGGTCAGAGGCGTCCACACCACGCTCCGGGTCGGCGAGACCGGCGTGGTCAGCGGTCGGTTGGTCAACACGGGAGAGACCAACGTCTCGGACGCGGTGGTCGTCGTCGGCGGCGAGAACTCCAGTTTCCGACCGCGGGAGACCGAGTTCGCGGTCGGCGACCTCGCGGCGGGCGAGTCGGTCAACTTCTCGTTCCGGGTCGACACCGCGAACGGGACCGACGCCGGACCGCGCCGCATCCCGATTCGAGTCCAGTACCGGAACGCGGGGGGCGACCAGCGGACGAGCGCCCCCATCGACGTGCCGGTCGCGGTCGCCCGCGAACAGACCTTCGACGTGGCCGCGACCGCGTCCGGACTCGTCGCGGGCGACTCGGGTACGGTCTCGGGCACCGTCCTCAACACGGGCGAGACCAACGTCTCGGACGCGGTCGTCGTCCTCCAGACGCAGGACTCGGGGCTTGAACCGGCCGAGCGCGAGTACGCCCTCGGCGACCTCGCGCCGAACGAGTCGGCCGCTTTCGAGTTCGAGGTCGCGGTGCCCAACCAGTCGAACCCCGGGGTCAGGCCGGTCTCGTTCCGAGTTCGCTACCGGAACGCCGACAACGAGATTCGGTACTCCGACTCGTTCGACGCCGCGGTGTCGGTCGCGGGCGAGCGGACCTTCGCGGTTCGGAACGTGAGCGCCGACCTGCAGGTCGGCGACGCGGGCACGGTGTCGGGAACGGTGGTCAACACCGCGAACGTATCGGTCTCGAACGCCGTGGTCGTCTTCGGCGGAAGTTCCGACCTCGTTCCCCGCGAACAGGAGGTCGCGGTCGGCCGCCTCGAACCGGGCGAGGCCGCCAATTTCAACGTTACCGTGGACGTGCCCAACACCTCCGAACCCGGCCCGCGGCAGGCGTCGTTCTTCGTGCGCTACCGGAACCGGGACGGCGACCTGCGTCTCAGCGAGGGCCTCGACGCGCGGGTCGCGGTCGGCGCGGAACAGACCTTCGGCGTCGAGAGCGCCAACGGCACGCTCAGGGTGGGCGAGACCGGCGAAATCTCCGGGCGAGTCACGAACCGGGGCGAACGACCGGTCTCGAACGCGGTCCTCGTTCTCCAGACGAACAACCCGAACCTCGACGCCCGGGAGTCCGAGTACGCGCTCGGCCGACTCGGACCGAACGAGTCGGTGCCCTTCGAGTACACCCTCGACGTGAGCGGCGAGGCCGAACCGGGACCGCGTCAGGTGACCTACCGCGTGCGCTACCGGAACCGGAACGGCGACCTGCGCACGAGCGACACGATAGACTCCCGGGTCGTGGTGGCCCCCGAACGCGACGAGTTCCGGGTCGAACCGGTCAACGCGACGGTTCCCGTCGGTTCCTCGGAGGTCGTCGAACTCCGAGTCACGAACACCGCGAACCAGACGCTCCGGGACGTGGAGGCGAAACTGTTCGCCAGCGACCCCCTGTCGAGCGACAACGACGAGGCGTTCGTCTCCCGACTCGCGGCAGGTGAGTCCACGACGATGAAGTTCCGGGTCGCCGCCGCGGGCGGGTCGATTCCGAAGGTCTACCCGGTCTCGGTCGATTTCACCTACGAGGACGCGCGGGGCGACACCGTCCTCTCGGACACCTACCGGGTGCCCGTCGAGGTAGTCGAGCGACAGGGCGGAGGTCTGCCGCTTCCGACGGGTTCGGTTTCGCCCGCGCTGGTCGGGTTCGCCGTGCTGGTGGTCGCCCTCGGGGCGCTGGTCTGGTGGAAGCACGAGACCATCGCGAAGTTGCTCCCGTGA
- a CDS encoding aldehyde dehydrogenase family protein, which yields MSQQPLQRRERLYIDGEWHEADDVLEVTDLADGGTFAQVAAASPEQADDALAAAQRAESELRETTIPQRVEWLDAIAEGLLERKEELAEVIVREAGKPISSARGEVESAAERFRRAKEEARSLKGEFREGTTAGHEGWKAIVKHEPIGTVLAITPYNYPLSTTALSVAPAMAAGNSVILKPASDTPVSAAILADVISELDLPDGAFNFVPGRGSVIGDVLSGDDRVNAISMTGSSAAGKHVAKESGMVNLHMELGGNAPAVVFPDADLGDVAGQCAKGSFKYAGQRCSAVSRVLAHESVHDEVVDLIEAEMDSWQPGDLFEEDTTMGPLINEGQAEWVEELVEDAVEKGADLVRGGERDGIHFEPTLLANVPHDARIVHEEQFGPVAAVTTFEDEEQAVEIANRGDLALDASVFTSDYDRAMDLSDRLDAGAVRINGAPSHGLGDIPFGGNKASGIGRQGLHTTIEEMVRKKSIVL from the coding sequence ATGTCCCAACAACCACTCCAGCGTCGGGAGCGCCTTTACATCGACGGTGAATGGCACGAGGCCGACGACGTACTCGAAGTGACCGACCTCGCCGACGGCGGCACGTTCGCGCAGGTCGCGGCCGCCAGCCCCGAGCAGGCCGACGACGCGCTCGCCGCGGCGCAGCGCGCCGAGTCGGAACTGCGCGAGACGACCATCCCCCAGCGCGTCGAATGGCTCGACGCGATTGCGGAGGGCCTGCTCGAACGCAAGGAGGAACTCGCCGAGGTCATCGTCCGCGAGGCGGGCAAGCCCATCTCGTCGGCCCGCGGCGAAGTCGAGAGCGCGGCCGAGCGGTTCCGCCGCGCGAAGGAGGAGGCCCGCTCGCTGAAGGGCGAGTTCCGCGAGGGCACGACCGCCGGACACGAGGGCTGGAAGGCCATCGTCAAGCACGAACCAATCGGCACCGTGCTGGCCATCACGCCGTACAACTACCCGCTATCGACCACGGCGCTGTCGGTGGCGCCCGCGATGGCGGCCGGCAACTCCGTCATCCTCAAGCCCGCGAGCGACACGCCGGTCAGCGCGGCGATTCTGGCCGACGTGATTTCGGAACTCGACCTGCCGGACGGCGCGTTCAACTTCGTGCCGGGTCGCGGGAGCGTCATCGGCGACGTGCTCTCGGGCGACGACCGCGTGAACGCCATCTCGATGACCGGGTCGAGCGCGGCGGGCAAGCACGTCGCCAAGGAGAGCGGCATGGTCAACCTCCACATGGAACTCGGCGGGAACGCCCCGGCCGTGGTCTTCCCCGACGCCGACTTGGGCGACGTGGCCGGCCAGTGTGCCAAGGGGTCGTTCAAGTACGCGGGCCAGCGGTGTTCGGCCGTGAGCCGCGTCCTCGCCCACGAGTCGGTCCACGACGAGGTGGTCGACCTGATCGAAGCCGAGATGGACAGTTGGCAACCCGGCGACCTCTTCGAGGAGGACACCACGATGGGGCCGCTCATCAACGAGGGGCAGGCCGAGTGGGTCGAGGAACTGGTCGAAGACGCCGTCGAGAAGGGCGCCGACCTCGTTCGCGGCGGCGAGCGCGACGGCATCCACTTCGAACCGACCCTGCTGGCGAACGTGCCCCACGACGCCCGCATCGTCCACGAGGAGCAGTTCGGTCCGGTCGCGGCCGTCACGACCTTCGAGGACGAGGAGCAGGCCGTCGAAATCGCCAACCGCGGCGACCTCGCGCTCGACGCGTCGGTGTTCACGAGCGACTACGACCGCGCGATGGACCTCAGCGACCGGTTGGACGCCGGGGCGGTCCGCATCAACGGTGCCCCGAGTCACGGTCTCGGCGACATCCCGTTCGGCGGCAACAAGGCCTCGGGCATCGGTCGGCAGGGCCTCCACACGACCATCGAGGAGATGGTCCGGAAGAAGAGCATCGTCCTCTGA
- a CDS encoding efflux RND transporter permease subunit, with amino-acid sequence MALDYQRVIDWLDDRIVNRPGRVVAVFLVVTAVLAVGATQVSTESGTESFAEDVPEQVALDAVNREFEPPFGSGTATTQLIHTGENVLSKRGLTRMLTVQERLASRREELRIVGATGPANVVATTLNPNATTPEQQLRAVERASPARIDAAVRAAARDNPSFRNLLSEDFNPESARASASVTVVEHAVPELADDAEAAGTNPLTPIQREMQSVAASVGGDVRVFGAGIVDAEFGSVIGDTLLVVVPAATVLIVLFLVVAYRDLADLLLGVVALLMAIVWTFGFMGFASVPFNQILITVPPLLLAVGIDFGIHAVNRYREERVQGFGVADSMRTATDQLLVAFFVVTTTSVIGFASNLTSALVPIRDFGVVASVGIVFTALIFGVFLPAAKVLLDYGRERYPIPTFSQTPLGSEESALGRALTGGVAVARRAPLAFLLLTAVFTAGATGYATGVDTSFSQEQFLPPEETPDYLRALPEPFRPSEYTVTRDINFLEDNFETGEDEEVVVYVEGPMTSDTALEAIHRAGADPPDTFVTEDGRASDRSIVTVVRSLAATDPEFARLVARNDRDGNGIPDDDLASIYEAVFESEYEALARQYLTEDRRSARVVYSVEADAPDAAVTADARRVADRYRYEATATGNIVVFQAVSDLIFESAVVSLAVALVGTAVFLVVVYWVLVGRPSLGVVNVVPIVVTVAALAATMRAVGISLNAFTATVLAITIGLGIDYSVHVVHRFTDELSEAAESPRTGERGGDRSAERSESAERGEQADQRETLVALSRTITGTGGALTGSMLTTVFGIGVLVLAVFPAIGQFGLLTALSVVYSYLASILVLPSVLVVWARLSGVESGAGARGESSDASAPNASDDAAPGDVE; translated from the coding sequence GTGGCACTCGACTACCAACGCGTCATCGACTGGTTGGACGACCGCATCGTGAACCGACCGGGACGGGTCGTCGCCGTCTTCCTCGTCGTGACCGCCGTCCTCGCGGTCGGCGCGACGCAGGTCTCGACCGAGTCCGGCACCGAGAGCTTCGCCGAGGACGTGCCCGAACAGGTCGCGCTGGACGCGGTGAACCGGGAGTTCGAACCGCCCTTCGGGTCCGGAACCGCGACGACGCAACTCATCCACACCGGAGAGAACGTCCTCTCGAAGCGGGGCCTGACCCGAATGCTCACGGTTCAAGAGCGCCTCGCCAGTCGCCGCGAGGAACTCCGAATCGTCGGCGCGACCGGCCCCGCCAACGTCGTCGCGACCACGTTGAATCCCAACGCGACGACGCCCGAACAGCAACTCCGTGCGGTCGAGCGGGCGTCTCCGGCCCGCATCGACGCCGCGGTTCGGGCGGCGGCCCGCGACAACCCCTCGTTCCGGAACCTCCTCAGCGAGGACTTCAACCCCGAGTCGGCGCGGGCCTCCGCGTCGGTCACTGTCGTCGAACACGCCGTCCCGGAACTCGCCGACGACGCGGAGGCCGCCGGGACGAATCCGCTCACGCCCATCCAGCGCGAGATGCAGTCGGTCGCGGCGTCGGTCGGCGGCGACGTTCGCGTGTTCGGCGCTGGCATCGTGGACGCCGAGTTCGGGAGCGTCATCGGCGACACCCTGCTCGTCGTCGTGCCCGCCGCGACGGTCCTCATCGTCCTCTTTCTGGTGGTCGCCTACCGGGACCTCGCGGACCTCCTGCTCGGCGTCGTCGCGCTCCTGATGGCAATCGTCTGGACCTTCGGTTTCATGGGATTCGCGTCCGTCCCGTTCAACCAGATTCTCATCACGGTCCCGCCGCTGTTGCTCGCGGTCGGCATCGACTTCGGCATCCACGCGGTCAACCGCTACCGCGAGGAGCGCGTCCAGGGGTTCGGAGTCGCCGACTCGATGCGGACCGCGACCGACCAACTGCTCGTCGCCTTCTTCGTCGTCACGACCACCTCGGTCATCGGCTTCGCCTCGAATCTGACGAGCGCCCTCGTTCCCATTCGGGACTTCGGCGTGGTCGCCAGCGTCGGCATCGTCTTCACCGCGCTCATCTTCGGCGTCTTCCTCCCCGCGGCGAAGGTCCTGCTCGACTACGGCCGCGAGCGGTATCCCATCCCGACGTTCAGCCAGACCCCACTCGGTTCCGAGGAGTCGGCCCTCGGACGTGCGCTGACCGGCGGCGTCGCCGTCGCTCGGCGCGCACCCCTCGCCTTCCTCCTGTTGACCGCCGTCTTCACGGCGGGCGCGACGGGATACGCGACCGGCGTGGACACCTCGTTCAGTCAGGAGCAGTTCCTCCCGCCCGAGGAGACGCCCGACTACCTCCGCGCCCTGCCGGAACCGTTCCGGCCGAGCGAGTACACCGTCACGCGGGACATCAACTTCCTCGAAGACAACTTCGAGACCGGCGAGGACGAGGAGGTGGTCGTCTACGTCGAGGGACCGATGACCAGCGACACCGCGCTCGAAGCCATCCACCGGGCGGGCGCGGACCCGCCCGACACGTTCGTCACCGAGGACGGTCGGGCCAGCGACCGGAGCATCGTCACGGTCGTTCGGTCGCTGGCGGCCACCGACCCCGAGTTCGCCAGACTCGTCGCGCGGAACGACCGCGACGGTAACGGGATTCCGGACGACGACCTCGCCAGCATCTACGAGGCGGTCTTCGAGTCGGAGTACGAGGCCTTGGCGCGCCAGTACCTGACCGAGGACCGCCGGAGCGCGCGCGTCGTCTACTCGGTCGAAGCCGACGCCCCCGACGCGGCGGTGACCGCCGACGCCCGCCGGGTCGCCGACCGCTACCGCTACGAGGCCACCGCGACGGGCAACATCGTGGTCTTTCAGGCCGTCTCGGACCTCATCTTCGAGTCGGCCGTCGTCAGCCTCGCGGTCGCGCTCGTCGGCACCGCGGTCTTCCTCGTGGTCGTCTACTGGGTCCTCGTCGGCAGGCCGTCGCTCGGCGTCGTCAACGTCGTCCCCATCGTCGTGACCGTCGCTGCGCTCGCGGCCACGATGCGAGCGGTCGGCATCTCGCTCAACGCCTTCACCGCCACAGTCCTCGCCATCACCATCGGTCTGGGCATCGACTACTCGGTCCACGTGGTCCATCGGTTCACCGACGAACTGAGCGAGGCGGCGGAGTCGCCCCGGACCGGCGAACGAGGAGGAGACAGGTCGGCCGAGCGAAGCGAGTCCGCCGAGCGAGGCGAGCAAGCCGACCAGCGAGAGACGCTGGTCGCGCTCTCCCGGACGATTACCGGCACCGGCGGCGCGCTGACCGGGAGCATGCTCACGACCGTCTTCGGCATCGGCGTCCTCGTCCTCGCGGTGTTCCCTGCCATCGGACAGTTCGGCCTTCTCACCGCGCTCAGCGTCGTCTACTCCTATCTGGCGTCGATACTGGTCTTGCCCTCGGTGCTGGTCGTCTGGGCACGACTCTCGGGCGTGGAGTCGGGCGCTGGCGCGCGCGGAGAGTCGTCGGACGCGTCCGCTCCGAATGCGTCGGACGACGCCGCTCCCGGCGACGTAGAGTAG